The Macaca thibetana thibetana isolate TM-01 chromosome 5, ASM2454274v1, whole genome shotgun sequence genomic sequence CAAGAAATGAACACTTTGCCATGAATATGACTAAGCTTTTACAATACAGACTATATCTACTTTTCAAAGAGCCATTTTATCACTCAATTTATGTCATagttgcaaaaaagaaaaactttagctaaaaaaaaaaatttttacctttagctgaaaaacaaaacaaacagcccAATTAGGATGTTTTAATATCCTAAAGAAATTTTGCagtgctttaaaaaaaggaaaatcaaaccCAAGTGCCAAGATAAcacatttctttgcatttctcaACTACATTTCTTTACAGCTGGTTCACAGGGCGGATGAGTGGGACCTCTTAGCCTTAGGTGCACAGTCCCTACAACTTTTATTAACATAGTGCCATCAAAGCAAGCTCCCCACACAATTCACAGGCCTCCGGAATCACTCATTcacagatgttttaaaaatgaccAAACAATGTATTCCTCCCAGTTAAAGTTGTGTTGGATCCTGAGTTGTGGCTGGGATGAATCTTcaggatttcattcttctctcttctcctccattCTTGATGAAGGGGAATTTGGTTATATGCACCCACATTTAACTATTGTTGCTCACTTTCTTCAAATTTAGGACCAATGACATTTCTatgtatgaattatttttattggcaTTTAGACTATGGTGCTCAAAAGCCTGCTTTTGAATAACTTCCCCCAATAATGGTGCTATTTATCTTCAACATAAACACGAGCcattattttcagtttgttctgACACTGAAATAGTGATAGGAAACTGCCAGCTCTAACAGTAAACTTTTGGGAATTTTTGAGCTACATATATGAATCCCTGATCTgtggttttctatattttttcataaattcccAAAATAAAGGTATGTGTGCTTCACAACTAGTTATATTTACAAATAGTGTCACTCAGGTCTTAATTGAATCAATCTCTTAAAGCATTAGCAGATGCTTTATGGGATGTGTCATGAATACAAGTGACAGCAAATTTGGCACCTTACAGCTCACACAGAAGAGTTTCTGTATAAAAGCTATGTGATTAATTTGATAAGGGAATACAAGTACCACTCAACATTTCCCTGTTTACAAAAAAAGCTATAAGCAGATTGGGTAAAAGAAGAACCATCCATACTCTTACCCAAAAGATTTCTTACCATTACTGGGCAAATATTCCACAGAGTCCCTACTATCAATGTTTGATGATCTCATATTAAGGACATTGTAGGAATGGAGATAGTTGCATGGATAACCCCATCGGTATGTGGCTTTGCAGCATGGTTCTGCAAAGCTGAGAATGCACAGAGACTGAAGCTCTGGGAATGCTGCACACAGCTAACAAAATGTTCAAACCTCACTGACAACCCCTAGCCCAGGAGGAATTGCCTCTTCTGCTCCCCACTGCTCAACGGCCCTCTCCTCCGACTCCATGCTATGAAAGCACAGCACTCTTCCCTTGAACCACTACACATCACCCACCTAGATCCAAAGTTTGGGCTCATCTCCCATTGGTGGCAAAGACCTCCATATGAGCTGCAGGCACAAAGGAGGGCAAAGAACTTGATTCAGATGAAGTCTAAGATCCAGGTTGACAAGATTTGTGAAGGATGACGGAAGAGGTGACTGCACTAGCTTGAAATCTTGCTGTACTTCTAGCTAACCGGTGCAAGGGGCCACCCTTGTTTTCACTGTCAAGCATAAAATATTATCACAGGGCAGAGGTAAGAATGTCTCTGGCAAGGACTAGCAGTCTGGATACTGTATTTCTAATACATTTACTCTGACATTCTTTTGAGGAATACATGGAGAACTGACAATTGGTTATGTTAGTTTACATGTTCCCTTGTTCTTATTACATTAAACGTATCTATAAGAAGGGTTTGCTTAgcatccccagaaaaaaaaaaaaaaaaaagtgttcacaTTCTTTAGGTCTGACCCGTGGTAAGGAGAGGGAGGATTAGAGAACGTCTACTACTGACCATATGGAAGTTTTGGATGATATAAATTCCGAGATTCAGACCAGCTGaatcaaattaaaatgtacaTGTAAAAAATGTGTTAGATAATGGGAGGCAGGACAGAGAGAGAGCCAGGTGAGTGGGGAGTCACGCTGAGGCAGGACACAGAGGCGATCAGACTAGCATGTGGCGTTTCCTATGGAGGGCAAGATGGTCAGAACGGGAGAAGCTGCGGTCGCAGTCCGGGCACTGGAAAGGTTTGATTCCAGTATGTTTTCGGAAATGTCTTGTTAGTTCATCAGACCGAGCAAACTTCCATGTGCATCCTTCCCATGtacatttgtagggtttttctcctgcaaaaggaaaaagaaaagagctattTTTGCCTGTAAAGGCAGTAAAGATCTTTGAGCTAATGCttgacaaataatattttcaagatacGTTCATACATTTGTTCTTCAATATCACAGTGCATTATAAACTACTGCAGGAcaagcaagaagaaaatgaactaataGCTTAATGTTTCATTGgctctctgccaaaaaaaaatgggaagagaattttaagagttcttaaaACACAGAGTCACTGAAATCCATTCTGAGGGACTACCAAATAGTGATGAACACATGGTGATCTGTATTTGCATATCTCCCAAATCTTAAACCTGCTTGGGAGCTTAATTATATGCAGTGTTATTCATTTAATGAGAACTCCAAATTGAAAGTTTGTGGGATTTTCTTATACTTTTCaatagttttctaaaaatatgaagtCTCTAACAACTGAAATATCTGCTAGGGATTAACATCTTACTTTCTTGTTTAGGCAATAACAATTATGCCTAAGTATAATGCTCTAATTCAGGGGCACTAAAATACACAAACTCTTCCCCATCTGTCCTGAGCCAGGTTTTTACAACCCCCTCCTGTAGGATAAGGATAATTTACATATGAGGAACAGAAGCTCCTTGTGAGAAAATGATAGGGAGAACCAGGATGATGGGAGACCCTCACAAATAAAAAGGCTGTTATGGAAAccttacattttaaattagtcATAAGGGTCATGAGTATGACAAATTAACTCCCATTTAACACCCCTTGTTCTCTAGAAGCCTTGAGGGATTACCATTCCTTGGCATTTGAATGAGATATTTAGGATTTCTACGATCTGCTTCCTGGTAcagaatacacacacaaagaggCATTTTTTCCTATATCTAAACTGTCACCCAAATATTCAATGTCTTTCTAATTTTAGGCTGGAAGTTGGTAATATCCACCTCTTGGGTCCCACTAATGCCCCAACAATGCCCTCAGTAATCATCGATTTGCACTGCTGTTTGGGCGTTGCTGTAGACACAAGGCCATCACCCTCAGCTCTCTCTGTGGGTGTTagcttcctctgcctcctcccaggaTTCACTTAAAAACTTCACTTCCATTTTGccactttccttcccttttctcttccaaaCCTCAGATTCctctttgtaaattttctgagtAAAAATGATTTGCAAGACTCAGAAAAGCAACCTACACTGCTAACGAAAATGTACACAGATGCAAACTGCTGTCAAACTAGAATTTCACATCAAAGAGTTTGAGGTGAGATGAGCCTTACTATATATGCATCACCACTACTAATAGTCAATCAGGCtgttaaaacatttcatttttaattttttttagagacaaggcctccctatgttgcccagactggacttgaactcctgggctcaaacaatcctcctgcctcaacctcccaaggacctgggaccacaggtgcacgccactgcacctggctgttaaaacatttttgtattatttccttaAGATGTTTTACTACCAAAACATTTGGCACTGAGAccaatttcacatttttcttggCTATAATGACCTTTGTATGATTCGGCTGCTCATGTTCTATATTCAGTATTGGGCAAGATGGAAGAAATCCTAAAACAAATATGGTAGGCAATAGCATAAGAGCTCCCTCAAGTTTAGAAGACAAATATTAACCACATTTCTTCACCTTTCTTTCCTTCAAGGACAGTCTTCTATTTGAATTGTTTGTGTTAAACTGTTGGATTAATTTGTGCTACACAAAGACTGTTCTTGGCTCTCATGAATTTACAATGCATGTATGTGAAATAGCTCGTAGGGAGGCCACATCCTTGACTGTGAAAGCACTTCCCCCGTTCCAGTGGCAAAGGTTCCaaccctttctccctcctttgctAGAGAGCACAGAACTGCAAGTGATTGTGAGCGGCCTTGTTTTGGGGATTACTTTGAATCTACTCTAACTTATTACCAAGGCGAATCATTGGCAACATCTTCATTCTGCACAACTAATCTGGAGACGACACATCTGGAGATGACTATGGTAACTTTCAAGATGCCTGAAAACCTTTCATCGTAACAACCTTTGCATTCCATTCTAATACTTCTTAAGAAGAAAGATGAAGTGGGTCTGGTGTTTCTAATACCTGTGTGTGTTCTTCTGTGTGCTTTCAAGTGGGAGCTTTTAGTGTACACTTTGTTGCATCCATCATAATCACATCTGTGTATCCTCCGCTTCCTTTGAGTATCCGGGGATTCCACAGGTAAAGGTCTCTTCCCAGGCTGCACGATGACCGAAGGGTGATTCCTGTGAAAGCCAAGGTTACAGGCAAAGTGTTGAGAGCACGTTCTTCTTTTTTCATCAGTCTACTAAAAGCATTAACAACACtgggcaaaaacaaacaaacaaaaaatcccgacaaaataaacagaaagaaattagCTGATCAACCCAAGAAGCACTgctatattcattcaacaaacattgagtGAGCACCTaccatgagccaggcactgtgcttggcaccgggacacaaagatgaataaaaacaggGTTCCTGCCCTCGAGGAGCTCACACTCTAGGGGGAGACAGACATGGAGATAAGTAATGACAGTAAGAAGGGTTAAGTGCTATGCTAGAGGCAGGCGCCGAGTGCTGGGGAGGCTCTTTCCCTCAGTCAACTTTTGCCTATTTATAGAATCTTGCGGTTCTAGGCAATGCTGAACACTGTATTTTTTCACAGGCTGCTCTGATTTTCATTATTGTTGGCTagggagaaatggaaaagatCAAACTCCTAAGCCTCAGGAAACCACATTGTAGGGTATATCTATGTTTCTAACCTTTATGTAATTGGCATTTAATTGGAGTCCCTTTGAGACTGCCAATTCACATGCAATTTTCAAATGCCGGCTcttccaaaaaacaacaaaaaagttggCATTGCTGTCTTCACAAACTCAAGCCTCCACTGTCACTGTGATTCCTGTATGAGGGAGAATTTCAACGCAGTGTTGTGGTCACCCATGATGCTGGCTCACGTGGTGCCGGCTCCCTCATGGGACGCCTGACATTCTCCCTACCTTCCTGATTTCTCTCATTCCTGAGTTTGCGCCTTCCCTGGGTGGACTCGAAACCAAATCCTGTTAAAAATCTTATAAtctaagctttctttttttcagcaaGAAGGTggtggagagaaaagggagatgGAGGAAGAGCTGGGAAAAGTCTGTTACGTTCCTCGGCTTCCCCTGCTGATTAATGTAAGTAATTATAATGTTCTAATCTGCTCATTCACTTTCCTAATGACTAATTACTCGATATATCACAAGTGTATGTTGTTGGCCTCTAACTGTAATgaaaaacttctttctctttcatatttaaatCTATAACTCCTAAAATGTTCCATATAATACAGGAATATTTTGCACAAGTGTGTTTGAGGAGAAAAAAGATGTgtgaacaggaaaaaaagaatttgatgaGTAAACACTCTAACTAGTGagcttaaaaaaagaataaaaaaaatttatccatAAAAATCAAAAGGGAGTCTCTTGATATAAAACTTGTCTTGGTAAATATTTGAATACACATCCCTTGTCAATAACTTTTTCAGGCATGCTAAGAAGTGACTAGAAAACGAATAAAAGGTGTGTTTCTTAAGTGACCTTActtctcatgctttttttttttttaattattttaaattattcatttatttacttctcaTCCTTTATTATGAGCAAAGGAAACTGTCAGTGTTGACTCTCACCTTCCTACTCTAGTACCTGGAAGGGGGGTAGAGATGGATAGGCCAAGTTTAGATACATGGAAAAGTGAACATAAAATAGTGAGGAGGGGGAAAAGAACAAGGacttcaattatatatataaatatatatatgtgcaaaCAAATAGCAGAGAACACAGCAAAGTGAGAGGTTCACAGAGTTTTTATAAGctgaattattcatttaaaatccttcaatagaaagaaaaagttgtttatttttaactttcagcTTTAATGTCATCTAATGAAAACGTTTCATCTCCATTaaaagaaattcaggaaataaagtgCTGGGGTAGAAATTTAATTATTATCTATAAAACTTTCACATATCTTTGGGATACTGGGAGACTATCTTTCTCAGACAACTTTAGAAATCTCTCCCAATTATTGGATTTTATGGGTTGGGAATCAAATGGTTTCTGTGCAGTAATTCTGATTGCCCTTTCCAgttgtttattttacatataaaggtGCACCGAAAGGCTGTGGGCTGCGGTTACAAATCCCAGCTTTGTCACTGACAGTCTCTGTGATCCTGGGCCAAGATCTCGCCCTCTCTGTGTCTCGGTTTCCTCTCTGTTAACTGGGGATGATGATAATGTTATCTCAGAAGGTTATATCTCAGAACAATGTCTGTTCCCAAGATAAAGCTACTAAACGGTCGCCATGAATATTGTGAGGTTCAAAATACTCTATTTGTAACTTTGTACCCTATGGTTGTTTAATTTCATGAGTTTTTTGAGGATGTCCCCAAACCAGGATCTCTCTGCTTGAGCTGTGTCCCTTAAGCCTTCTGAGCACGGTTAGCTGCCGCATCTCTCAAGAGACTGATGTTGGTTCAGGCCAAAGCTAGATTAAGAGTCTTGGGATCTCACACTTTTCGGTCTCTACTCCCATTTTCAAAGAGGTGTTTTGGGATTATTATCACTAAGAAGTTAGAGAGCTAATACATATAAGACATCTGTCCACTGTTTTGAGCTGAGTCAGCCCTTCTTAAGTTTGCTATAATTCACATACACAACTCAATAGGGAAATCTGATCCTTATGATTTTTGTTCTAAATatagttttatgtatttagaACAAAGAAATCTTTTTGTAAATCTAGAACAAAAAGAATTTGATGTACCTTTGAGTGCCTTTATAAATAATCCTAAAGCTGTTAACACCACAATCAAGCAAATGGATTTCAAACCTGCACTTTTAAGTCTGCCTCTGGAAAGGAAGGGTTTCCTAAGGCAAATATTATTGGGGCTGCCTCACTGCAGTGGTACTGGGTGcctagtttcaagtgattctttcctGGCTAGCTGGTTTCCTACGTGGGCTGCTACTGGGCATACTCCAAGACGTTACTTAATCACACCTGTGAGAACATTACTTAAAGAGTACACGTCCCAGCTGTGGCTCATCTGTTGCATTTTTTTGAGAAGCAGAATGCATTCTTAGGTCAGCTTTAAAAAAAGCATATTACTCATTAATCATTAAAAGCCACTGAGCTTGAGATCATCAAAAGAATAGtacttaaaacaagagaaaagtattttcttttgagCAGCATTCAGAGCACAGAATATTGCTTTCAAATCTTCTGCAATGTTTTATACCACAATTCACAATAACCCAGACTTTGGAATAACACTTGTCCAGTCAACGGATCCCTCCCTATGGAGGCACTTGGCTTTGTTTAGTTTTATAGCATCTTTTTCATCACCCGTGCAGGAACAACAGTAAGTGCATGCCATGTTGCTAGTTACCTTGCCAGAAACATCTCTCAACATAAAAAAAGTTAATTCCACCTTTAAGATGTATCCATTTTGCctagtcatttttttcctttcacttgagtGCATGAGCAGATGCAACGGGTTGGATATGACAAGATGGCAAGAAAAGCCCTGATTCGGAAGCAGGAGATCAAGCCCAGGGCCCCTCAGCTGTTAGCAGTGTGATTACTGGTGAGTTATCTAATGTCTCAGGTAATCCGTTTGCCTTTTGCTCTGACTCCCACATGCTTGTTGtggaagaatgaaataatttctttgaaaacatctgggaaggtttttttttgagGGAAGAGGGCACTATGCAATTGtgaggaataataaaatataattccatCAGAGACTCTCTCCCTACTGCTGATGCAGTTGGCTAAGAGTTATTCTCTTCTTCATCTATTGACGAGCATATGACAACCCAAACCAAAAATGACTATGATTGGGTGCAGTGGACAATTAATCCATGAGCTACTATGAAGGTACCTACCCGAGCTGAATGTGGATACAACTAGGATATATTTGAAGCTGCCCATAAAATAGTTATTCTAAAATCAGAGAATTCACATTCTGCTGTAGAGTTAATTGTGAGAGGGAGCGGGGTGGAGGGGTAGAGAAGATCAAGGAGAAAGGTGGGTAGAACATTTATTCAAGTGGAGGAAAACGATGCAGGAGGATGATGGGAGGGACACTGTGGAGGTAATCGTTGCCTTTGTACTCGGAAGCTGGCTGCTGAATCCAATGTTGAAGCACCGTAACACAAGACAATTACAACTACAAtcaataatgaaaacagaaatggggGCAGCAAATTAAGTGACTAGTCCAAGATCACACATATGATAGAGAACAGAGGTGGGATCCTTGCTGGACCTGAAGGCCATCTTCTTAGCAACTACAAACCCAGCCTTCAGTGTAATCACTGGTGGAGGCCAAGGTTATCTACAGTGGGATCCCATAAATGAGGCTACTGAACCTATATGTGGCACGACCACATTATACCATGTTAGACCTACAAGAAACCACCATTCAGGTGCTTGGATGCTGACCAATACCGCACAACCTTCCTACTGGATGGCAATTCTACAGGATACTATACACTCTGTAAGGACTAAGTGTATCCACATGAAAACTTTACTTGATCCACAGAACACCAAGTTTAATCTATACAAGGATTCTCATCATGGAAAAACTAAGTATACATAGCctggaagaatgaaaaaaaaaaaacaacaaaaataattcatgtgGTAAGGTGCAAAATCATGGATGACTGATTCAACGAAAACTTGATGTAAATTTTGTCATAACGTTGTCAGTGTAACAGCATATTGTTTTTGGAGGGATTCTCCCATCTTGACTAGTGGTACCGGACCAGTGGCGGCCACAGTCTATAAGCCGTTCCTGGTCATCCACACCACATCACACGTATGAAATCTTGTGCTTCCGTTCCAGGTTCCAAGATGCACGCTACTATGCAAATGCTGGGTAGGCCTAAATATACTTACTCTTGCAACAATGCTTGCGGGGGGGACACTGAGTTCATTAAGGGGGGTGACATTTCTTCAGGATAATAATCTGTCCTCTGTGGTTCAATCCCaggttctattttaatttttttctgtgatataGGCTTCTCATATGATTCAATTACAggtactaaaaaataaaaatagaaaagtcacTCCACATACAGTTTACCAATTTCAGCTTTTCAAAGCTTACTGCATAGCTCCTATCTACAACACAGATATGACAGATTTATTTGCCTTTGGCAGATTATAGCAGGAACAAATCTGGGGGAGATTCTTGCCTCTCCTGACCATTATTTTGCCAGTAAGCAGCAAACATAGGGACCTGGATTCTAAAACACCAGCCCTGAAATGATTCGTTCTTATAATTCTGGATTATTTCCTTTCTACCCCATAGTCCTCTGTCTATGACCAGCTGGTAAACAAGGTGGCTTTTGATTGCTATTAGTTTTCACCACgatcaaaaagtatttattaaatgccttttgT encodes the following:
- the KLF3 gene encoding Krueppel-like factor 3 isoform X2 → MESMKPNKYGVIYSTPLPEKFFQTPEGLSHGIQMEPVDLTVNKRSSPPSAGNSPSSLKFPSSHRRASPGLSMPSSSPPIKKYSPPSPGVQPFGVPLSMPPVMAAALSRHGIRSPGILPVIQPVVVQPVPFMYTSHLQQPLMVSLSEEMENSSSSMQVPVIESYEKPISQKKIKIEPGIEPQRTDYYPEEMSPPLMNSVSPPQALLQENHPSVIVQPGKRPLPVESPDTQRKRRIHRCDYDGCNKVYTKSSHLKAHRRTHTGEKPYKCTWEGCTWKFARSDELTRHFRKHTGIKPFQCPDCDRSFSRSDHLALHRKRHMLV